One region of Oryza sativa Japonica Group chromosome 10, ASM3414082v1 genomic DNA includes:
- the LOC4348003 gene encoding UDP-glycosyltransferase 91C1, whose amino-acid sequence MDAGSKSSSSGPLHLVIFPWLAFGHLLPYLELAERVASRGHRVSFVSTPRNIARLPPVRPAAAARVDLVALPLPRVDGLPDGAECTNDVPSGKFDLLWKAFDALAAPFAEFLGAACRDAGDGERRPDWIIADTFHHWAPLVALQHKVPCAMLLPSASMMVGWAIRSSEPAGASMFEVLGAVEERRMDMPCYEWEQKAALFVADGASGMSIMKRCSLAMERCTVAAMRSCPEWEPEAFQQVAAGLKKKNKPLIPLGLVPPSPDGGRRRAGSMSTDNSTMQWLDAQPAKSVVYVALGSEVPLRLEQVHELALGLELAGTRFLWALRKHAGVDAADDVLPPGYRERTNGHGHVAMGWVPQIAILAHAAVGAFLTHCGRNSLVEGLMFGNPLIMLPIFTDQGPNARLMEGNKVGLQVRRDDTDGSFDRHGVAAAVRAVMVEEETRRVFVANALRMQKIVTDKELHERYIDDFIQQLVSHVADSSCNIATPVPSSSS is encoded by the coding sequence ATGGATGCCGGCTCCAAATCCTCGTCGTCGGGGCCGCTGCACCTTGTGATCTTCCCATGGCTCGCGTTCGGCCACCTGCTCCCTTACCTCGAGCTCGCGGAGCGCGTGGCGTCGCGCGGCCACCGCGTGTCCTTCGTCTCCACGCCGCGCAACATCGCGCGCCTCCCGCCGgtgcgccccgccgccgcggcgcgcgtcgACCTCGTGGCGCTGCCGCTCCCGCGCGTCGACGGCCTCCCCGACGGCGCCGAGTGCACCAACGATGTCCCCTCCGGCAAGTTCGACCTCCTCTGGAAGGCCTTCGACGCCCTCGCCGCGCCGTTCGCGGAGTTCTTGGGCGCGGCGTgccgcgacgccggcgacggcgagaggagGCCTGATTGGATCATCGCCGACACGTTCCACCACTGGGCGCCCCTCGTCGCGCTACAGCACAAGGTGCCATGCGCGATGCTTCTCCCGAGCGCCTCCATGATGGTCGGATGGGCCATCCGGTCGTCGGAGCCAGCCGGCGCCTCCATGTTCGAGGTGCTCGGCGCCGTAGAAGAACGCCGGATGGACATGCCATGCTACGAGTGGGAGCAGAAGGCAGCTCTTTTCGTCGCCGATGGCGCGTCGGGCATGTCCATCATGAAGCGCTGCTCCTTGGCGATGGAGAGGTGCACGGTGGCGGCCATGCGGAGCTGCCCGGAGTGGGAGCCCGAGGCGTTCCAGCAGGTGGCGGCGGgcctgaagaagaagaacaagccGCTCATCCCCCTCGGcctcgtgccgccgtcgcccgacggaggccgccgccgtgctggcaGCATGTCGACGGACAACTCCACTATGCAGTGGCTGGACGCGCAGCCGGCGAAGTCGGTGGTGTACGTGGCGCTGGGGAGCGAGGTGCCGCTGCGACTGGAGCAGGTGCACGAGCTGGCTCTCGGGCTGGAGCTCGCCGGGACACGGTTTCTGTGGGCGCTGAGGAAGCACGCCGGCGTGGATGCCGCCGACGACGTGCTCCCTCCGGGTTACCGGGAACGGACGAACGGCCATGGACATGTCGCCATGGGGTGGGTACCGCAGATCGCCATACTGGCGCACGCCGCGGTGGGCGCGTTCTTGACGCACTGCGGCCGCAACTCGCTCGTCGAGGGGCTCATGTTTGGGAACCCTCTCATCATGTTGCCCATCTTCACGGACCAAGGGCCGAACGCGCGGCTCATGGAGGGTAACAAGGTAGGGTTGCAGGTGAGGCGGGATGACACGGACGGGTCGTTCGACCGCCATGGCGTCGCAGCCGCGGTCCGGGCCGTCATGGTGGAGGAAGAAACCAGGAGGGTGTTCGTAGCAAACGCCCTCAGGATGCAAAAGATTGTCACTGACAAGGAACTCCATGAGAGGTACATCGACGACTTTATACAGCAGCTTGTTTCTCACGTCGCGGATAGCAGCTGCAATATTGCCACACCAGTTCCTTCCAGTTCTAGCTGA